A region from the Spirochaeta thermophila DSM 6192 genome encodes:
- the cas2 gene encoding CRISPR-associated endonuclease Cas2, with translation MVVVSYDVGQDEGGQKRLRKMAKLCEGFGQRVQYSVFECLVDPAQWVNLKAHISSIINPEYDSVRFYFLGANWKRRVESLGKQRSFEPDEPMII, from the coding sequence ATGGTAGTAGTGAGTTATGATGTTGGTCAGGATGAAGGAGGTCAAAAAAGACTTCGCAAAATGGCGAAGCTCTGTGAAGGGTTTGGACAGCGGGTTCAATACTCGGTCTTTGAGTGCCTTGTCGACCCCGCGCAATGGGTCAACCTGAAAGCGCACATCTCCTCGATCATCAATCCGGAGTACGATAGTGTGAGATTCTATTTCCTGGGTGCCAATTGGAAGCGACGCGTGGAGAGCCTGGGGAAACAGCGATCGTTTGAGCCCGATGAACCTATGATCATCTAG
- a CDS encoding carbohydrate ABC transporter permease — MRFGRPISREGLVFQFVGYGLLIVVVILCVAPLLLVVSGSLSSEESIYQHGFWFIPREFSLDAYRILFKAPKDVLQALWISVVVAALGTITSVFVACMVAYVLIQPEFAYKRFFSIFIYFTAIFSGGLIPTYILMVRYLHLKNTLLALILPQWITAWNLFLLRNFFTEIPYSVVESARIDGAKEFTIMTRLVIPMAMPGITTIALFQILYYWNDWVQAMLYITDKALYPFQYYLYTMLHNFLSVQNAIANAGIVLPSVPTESFKMAMTVIAILPIAIIFPFIKRFFVTGLSKGAIKG; from the coding sequence ATGCGGTTCGGAAGACCTATCTCCAGGGAAGGGCTTGTGTTCCAGTTCGTAGGATACGGCCTGCTGATCGTGGTGGTGATTCTGTGCGTGGCACCGCTTCTCCTCGTGGTGTCGGGATCGCTCTCTTCCGAGGAGTCCATCTATCAGCATGGGTTCTGGTTCATCCCACGGGAGTTCTCGCTCGATGCGTACCGCATCCTCTTCAAGGCGCCCAAGGATGTGCTTCAGGCCCTGTGGATAAGTGTGGTGGTGGCGGCACTGGGGACGATCACGAGTGTGTTCGTGGCGTGCATGGTGGCGTACGTGCTCATACAGCCGGAGTTCGCCTACAAGCGGTTCTTCTCGATCTTCATCTACTTCACGGCGATCTTCTCGGGTGGGCTCATCCCCACCTACATCCTCATGGTGCGGTACCTCCACCTGAAGAACACCCTCCTTGCCCTCATCCTCCCTCAATGGATCACGGCCTGGAACCTCTTCCTGCTCAGGAACTTCTTCACCGAGATACCCTATTCGGTGGTGGAGTCGGCGAGGATCGATGGGGCGAAGGAGTTCACGATCATGACGAGGCTGGTGATTCCCATGGCGATGCCGGGTATCACCACCATCGCGCTCTTCCAGATTCTCTACTACTGGAACGACTGGGTGCAGGCCATGCTCTACATCACGGACAAGGCCCTGTATCCCTTCCAGTACTATCTCTACACCATGCTCCACAACTTCCTCTCGGTGCAGAACGCCATTGCAAATGCGGGGATCGTGCTCCCCTCGGTGCCCACCGAGAGTTTCAAGATGGCGATGACCGTGATCGCGATTCTTCCGATCGCGATCATCTTCCCCTTCATCAAGCGGTTCTTCGTCACCGGCTTGAGCAAGGGGGCGATCAAGGGATGA
- the leuS gene encoding leucine--tRNA ligase, producing MKSYSFRDIEKKWQRYWLEHKTFSVKEDPSIPKEKRRYVLDMFPYPSAEGLHVGHPEGYTATDIYCRYLRMRGYQVLHPMGFDSFGLPAEIYAITTGTHPRITTERNIERFRTQIQSLGFSYDWDREIATHRPEYYKWTQWMFLKMYEMGLAYMAEVPVWFCEALGTVLANEEVIQTPEGPRSERGNHPVIRKPLRQWMLKITAYADRLLEGLDKLDWPESIKTMQRNWIGRSEGADIRFPLKDHDGHIEVFTTRPDTVFGATYMVLAPEHPLVKEITTPEQREAVEAYVRQAQLKSDLERTDLAKEKTGVFTGAYAVNPFTEKEIPVWISDYILITYGTGAIMAVPAHDERDWEFAKKFDLPIVQVVSRDGKEEELTEAFVEEGISINSGPFSGLPTKEMKEKIIAYMEEKGIGKRAVNYRLRDWIFSRQRYWGEPIPVVHVEGDGVQPVPYDQLPVTLPEVESYKPTGTGESPLATIRDWVETSAPDGSGRKAYRETNTMPQWAGSCWYYLRYLDPHNDREFASREKIDYWMPVDLYVGGAEHAVLHLLYARFWHKVLYDLGLVNTDEPFMRLVNQGMILGEDGEKMSKSRGNVVNPDDIIEEYGADSLRMYEMFMGPLEATKPWSTKGLVGVHRFLNRVWDISEREITDEEPDPDLLKLLHKTIKKVTEDTEHLRFNTAIAQMMTYINEIYKLERVPRSLWEPFVLIIAPYAPHIAEEMWEKLGHEGSLAYHPWPTYDEALTIDEVVTVVIQVNGKVRARIEVPRDLPKEELEKRALSHERIRQWIDGKEMKKVITVPNKIVNIVV from the coding sequence ATGAAGAGCTACTCATTCAGAGACATAGAAAAGAAATGGCAACGCTACTGGCTTGAACACAAGACCTTCTCCGTCAAGGAAGATCCGTCTATCCCCAAGGAAAAACGCAGATACGTCCTCGACATGTTCCCCTACCCCTCGGCAGAGGGCCTCCACGTGGGACACCCGGAGGGCTACACCGCCACCGACATCTACTGCCGCTACCTCCGGATGAGAGGCTATCAGGTCCTCCACCCCATGGGATTCGACTCCTTCGGCCTGCCTGCCGAGATCTACGCCATCACCACGGGAACACATCCCCGGATCACCACCGAGAGGAACATCGAACGCTTCCGCACACAGATCCAATCCCTCGGCTTCTCCTACGATTGGGACAGAGAGATCGCCACACATAGGCCGGAGTACTACAAGTGGACCCAGTGGATGTTCCTCAAGATGTACGAGATGGGACTCGCCTACATGGCGGAGGTGCCTGTCTGGTTCTGTGAGGCCCTCGGCACCGTGCTCGCCAACGAGGAGGTCATCCAGACCCCCGAAGGCCCACGCTCGGAGCGGGGGAACCATCCCGTCATCAGAAAACCGCTCAGACAGTGGATGCTCAAGATCACCGCCTATGCGGACCGACTCCTGGAAGGCCTCGACAAGCTCGACTGGCCCGAGTCCATCAAGACCATGCAGCGCAACTGGATCGGCAGAAGCGAAGGGGCCGACATCCGGTTCCCCCTCAAAGACCACGACGGCCATATCGAGGTCTTCACGACCAGACCCGACACGGTCTTCGGGGCCACCTACATGGTACTCGCGCCGGAGCACCCGCTCGTGAAGGAGATCACCACACCCGAGCAACGGGAAGCGGTGGAAGCCTACGTCCGCCAAGCGCAACTCAAGTCGGATCTCGAGCGGACCGACCTCGCCAAAGAGAAGACAGGTGTATTTACAGGGGCCTACGCTGTCAACCCCTTCACAGAAAAAGAGATTCCGGTGTGGATCTCCGACTACATCCTCATCACCTACGGTACGGGCGCCATCATGGCCGTGCCGGCCCACGACGAGCGTGACTGGGAGTTCGCGAAGAAGTTCGACCTTCCCATCGTCCAGGTGGTCTCGAGGGACGGCAAGGAAGAAGAGCTCACCGAAGCCTTCGTGGAGGAGGGCATCAGCATCAACTCGGGCCCCTTCAGCGGCCTGCCCACCAAGGAGATGAAAGAGAAGATCATCGCCTACATGGAGGAAAAGGGAATCGGGAAGCGCGCCGTCAACTACCGGCTGCGGGATTGGATCTTCTCCAGACAACGCTACTGGGGGGAACCCATCCCGGTGGTACACGTGGAAGGAGACGGGGTGCAGCCTGTTCCCTATGATCAGCTCCCTGTCACCCTCCCCGAGGTGGAGAGCTACAAACCCACGGGCACCGGGGAGTCGCCCCTCGCCACCATACGGGACTGGGTCGAGACCTCGGCACCCGACGGCTCCGGGAGAAAGGCGTACCGGGAGACCAACACCATGCCCCAGTGGGCCGGATCGTGCTGGTACTACCTCCGGTACCTCGACCCGCACAATGACCGGGAATTCGCATCGCGCGAGAAGATCGACTACTGGATGCCGGTAGACCTCTACGTGGGAGGGGCGGAACACGCGGTACTCCACCTCCTCTACGCCCGATTCTGGCACAAGGTGCTCTACGATCTCGGGCTCGTGAACACCGACGAGCCGTTCATGAGGTTGGTGAACCAAGGCATGATCCTGGGCGAGGACGGAGAGAAGATGTCGAAGTCCCGGGGGAACGTGGTGAACCCCGATGATATCATCGAGGAGTACGGCGCGGATTCCCTGAGGATGTACGAGATGTTCATGGGACCGCTCGAGGCCACGAAGCCCTGGTCGACAAAGGGGCTCGTGGGAGTACACCGCTTCCTCAACAGGGTGTGGGACATAAGCGAACGGGAGATCACGGACGAAGAACCCGATCCCGACCTCCTCAAGCTCCTCCACAAGACCATCAAGAAGGTCACGGAGGACACCGAGCACCTCAGGTTCAACACCGCCATCGCCCAGATGATGACCTACATCAACGAGATCTACAAGCTCGAGCGCGTACCTCGATCCCTGTGGGAACCATTCGTCCTCATCATCGCCCCCTATGCACCCCATATCGCCGAAGAGATGTGGGAGAAACTCGGCCATGAAGGCTCCCTCGCCTACCACCCCTGGCCCACATACGACGAGGCCCTCACCATCGACGAGGTCGTCACGGTGGTGATCCAGGTGAACGGCAAGGTCCGGGCCAGGATCGAGGTGCCGAGGGACCTTCCCAAAGAGGAACTCGAGAAACGCGCACTCTCCCACGAGCGCATCCGCCAGTGGATCGATGGGAAGGAGATGAAAAAGGTCATCACCGTCCCGAACAAGATCGTGAACATCGTGGTGTAG
- the cas5c gene encoding type I-C CRISPR-associated protein Cas5c, protein MYGVALKVWGPLACFTRPEMKVERVSYDVMTPSAARGILEAIYWKPVIVWRIDRIHVLKPIRFVSIMRNEVGCKMSHTSPRLFVEDKREQRHSLMLRDVAYIIEAHFELTALAGKDDPHDKEPEKHREIFMRRAQKGQCYHRPYLGTRECVADFEWIEPPFPPTELPEEDRHKDLGWMLYDIDFEHNKESLFFRARLENGVLHVPPKEEVVR, encoded by the coding sequence ATGTATGGAGTTGCGCTCAAGGTGTGGGGTCCTCTTGCCTGCTTTACGAGGCCGGAGATGAAAGTGGAGCGGGTGAGTTACGATGTGATGACCCCTTCCGCTGCTCGAGGGATCCTCGAGGCCATCTACTGGAAACCGGTCATCGTATGGAGGATCGATCGTATTCATGTCCTAAAACCCATCCGCTTTGTGAGCATCATGCGGAACGAGGTGGGGTGTAAGATGTCTCATACCTCACCACGTCTTTTTGTCGAAGATAAACGCGAGCAGCGGCATAGTCTCATGCTCAGAGACGTGGCCTACATTATCGAAGCCCACTTTGAGCTCACGGCCCTCGCAGGGAAAGACGACCCCCACGATAAGGAACCGGAGAAGCACAGGGAAATCTTTATGCGGAGGGCCCAGAAAGGGCAGTGTTACCATCGGCCCTACTTGGGTACTCGGGAATGTGTCGCTGATTTCGAGTGGATAGAACCTCCTTTCCCCCCTACCGAGCTCCCGGAGGAAGACCGTCACAAAGATCTCGGTTGGATGCTCTACGACATCGACTTTGAGCACAACAAGGAGTCCCTCTTTTTTAGAGCCCGACTGGAAAACGGGGTGCTTCACGTGCCCCCAAAGGAGGAGGTGGTACGATGA
- a CDS encoding DUF4416 family protein, which yields MGLSRSFEPWNLFVGVLLSSEVYALDVQRVLEMEWGPVDFVSDLMPFRYTSYYDKEMGGGILRWFLSFERLVDPSRLWEFKVRSNELEDRWREGGRRNVNLDPGLLNLSRVVLASTKDHAHRIPLQEGIYAEVTLVYREKRFSTLPWTYPDYRSREYQEVFKRMRRLYVEKRRMWLKQGGGEAGG from the coding sequence ATGGGCCTGAGCAGGTCGTTCGAACCCTGGAATCTTTTTGTGGGGGTGCTCCTCTCGAGCGAGGTGTACGCCCTGGATGTGCAGCGGGTGTTGGAAATGGAGTGGGGGCCTGTGGATTTCGTCTCCGACCTCATGCCGTTCAGGTATACGTCATATTACGATAAGGAGATGGGTGGGGGTATACTCAGGTGGTTCCTCTCGTTCGAACGGCTCGTCGATCCGTCTCGTCTGTGGGAATTCAAGGTGAGGTCGAATGAGTTGGAGGATCGGTGGAGGGAAGGAGGAAGGAGGAACGTGAATCTCGATCCAGGGCTCCTCAATCTGAGCAGGGTGGTGCTCGCGAGCACGAAGGATCACGCACACCGCATCCCGCTCCAGGAGGGTATCTACGCAGAGGTGACGCTTGTGTATCGGGAGAAGCGGTTTTCGACGCTCCCCTGGACGTATCCGGACTACAGGAGCAGGGAATACCAGGAGGTCTTCAAGCGGATGCGGCGCCTCTATGTGGAGAAGCGGAGGATGTGGTTGAAGCAGGGAGGCGGTGAAGCAGGAGGTTAG
- the cas8c gene encoding type I-C CRISPR-associated protein Cas8c/Csd1: MILQKLCEYYDAHQKELPDYGFEIESISFCLVIDKEGYLVEVEDIREHTEKKPRSIRMMVPGHSKKRTSGIRPHLLWDNVKYVLGINDEKGYFESFKDFHERFKDSTKNPLLEPLCKFLEQWNPRNWKSAVLRDGKPLPYKEDLVRGPNVVFRLEGEKEYLHEKEGVRDLISLVYGHEEGTKPQEGRCLITGERKLVPNRHPKIKNIEGAKAGGNPLVSCNSEAFNSYGKEDGFNAPVSIEAAFKYTAATSHLAAQEPKFLLGDIQVLFWTDQPLKEIELLWGFTLKGEEALKIEEEKEREKFKLFFSAILQGKMPETFNLSLKYYVLGIAPHSGRLAVRFWDTNTIETLLHTVRQHYADISLIKHTDKVEDFPSLHKLISSLIPLNQQKNRNQKNKNKNPIPGPLRVSVFRSFLSGLPYPPALLQLALNRIRIEKKPKDEGQKAEDYLLFEYYRMCLIKGYLARWQRIKNHQQEVTMALDPTHPNTAYRLGRLFAVLEKAQKEALGEVNSTIKDRFFSSASTTPKRVFPYLIRLSQHHLAKVGQANVGRKVNLEKTIQEILHGIDDFPAFLPLEEQGMFALGYYHQRQALFQSKE; the protein is encoded by the coding sequence ATGATACTCCAGAAACTATGTGAGTACTACGATGCACACCAGAAGGAGTTGCCGGATTATGGGTTTGAAATAGAATCAATTTCATTTTGCCTGGTAATTGATAAAGAAGGGTACTTGGTAGAAGTAGAGGATATAAGAGAACACACTGAGAAAAAACCTCGATCGATACGAATGATGGTGCCCGGCCATTCAAAGAAGCGTACCTCAGGAATAAGACCTCATCTATTGTGGGATAATGTAAAGTACGTGTTGGGCATTAATGACGAAAAGGGTTATTTTGAAAGTTTTAAAGATTTTCATGAACGTTTTAAAGATTCTACCAAAAATCCATTACTAGAGCCATTATGTAAATTCCTTGAACAATGGAATCCCCGCAACTGGAAATCAGCTGTACTCCGTGATGGAAAACCCCTTCCCTACAAAGAGGATCTTGTTCGTGGACCGAATGTGGTCTTTCGCCTTGAGGGAGAAAAAGAGTATCTTCATGAAAAAGAAGGAGTACGCGATCTTATATCCCTCGTATATGGACATGAAGAAGGAACGAAACCTCAGGAAGGAAGGTGCCTTATCACAGGAGAGCGTAAGCTTGTCCCGAATCGTCATCCCAAAATCAAGAACATAGAAGGAGCAAAAGCAGGGGGTAATCCTCTTGTGTCTTGCAATAGTGAGGCTTTCAATTCATATGGCAAGGAAGATGGCTTTAATGCTCCTGTAAGTATAGAAGCCGCTTTCAAATATACTGCTGCGACTTCTCACCTTGCAGCACAGGAGCCAAAGTTTCTCTTAGGGGATATCCAGGTACTCTTCTGGACTGACCAGCCCCTAAAGGAAATAGAACTCCTGTGGGGGTTTACTCTTAAGGGGGAAGAGGCGTTGAAGATTGAGGAGGAAAAGGAGAGAGAAAAATTTAAGCTCTTCTTTTCAGCAATACTTCAAGGAAAAATGCCGGAAACCTTTAATCTATCTCTCAAGTACTATGTGCTGGGTATTGCTCCTCACTCTGGACGACTCGCGGTGAGGTTTTGGGATACAAATACTATAGAAACATTACTTCATACAGTCCGGCAACATTATGCAGATATTTCACTGATAAAGCACACCGATAAAGTGGAGGACTTTCCCTCATTACATAAACTCATTTCTTCTCTTATACCTTTAAATCAACAAAAAAATAGAAACCAAAAGAATAAAAATAAAAATCCAATACCAGGCCCTCTTCGTGTCTCAGTATTTAGATCTTTTCTCTCTGGTCTTCCGTATCCCCCTGCGCTCCTCCAACTCGCATTGAACCGAATCCGAATAGAAAAGAAACCAAAAGATGAAGGACAGAAAGCTGAAGACTATCTTTTATTTGAATACTATCGGATGTGTCTAATAAAAGGCTATCTTGCCAGATGGCAAAGAATAAAAAATCACCAACAGGAGGTGACTATGGCCCTCGATCCTACACATCCAAATACTGCGTATCGACTGGGTCGCCTCTTTGCCGTGCTTGAAAAGGCACAGAAGGAGGCCTTGGGTGAGGTCAACTCAACTATCAAGGATCGTTTCTTCTCGTCAGCGTCTACCACACCCAAACGGGTCTTCCCTTATCTTATCCGGCTTTCGCAACACCACCTTGCCAAGGTAGGGCAGGCGAATGTTGGGAGGAAGGTGAACTTGGAGAAGACGATCCAAGAGATACTCCACGGAATCGATGACTTCCCCGCGTTTCTTCCGTTGGAAGAGCAGGGGATGTTTGCTCTGGGATACTATCACCAGAGACAGGCCCTATTTCAATCCAAAGAGTAA
- the cas7c gene encoding type I-C CRISPR-associated protein Cas7/Csd2, whose amino-acid sequence MAITNRYDFLYIFDVENGNPNGDPDAGNMPRIDPETNLGWVTDVCLKRKVRNYVLIKHKDTPPYKIYVKEKAILNLLHKEALEEVGADLSSDKGRKGSREEVEKARKWMCEHYYDVRTFGAVMSTTYDCGQVRGPVQFSFARSVDPITPVEVSITRMAVTREEDAEKQQGDNRTMGRKHVVPYGLYVARGFVSAPLSQDTGFSDADLELLWEALCNMFEHDRSAARGVMSARKLIVFKHQSELGNAPAQKLFGAVSISRKDETAPPRSFEDYTISLNREVVPKEVEIIEML is encoded by the coding sequence ATGGCCATCACGAATCGGTATGATTTCCTCTACATCTTTGATGTGGAGAACGGCAATCCAAACGGTGATCCCGATGCGGGAAACATGCCTCGTATTGACCCCGAGACCAATCTTGGCTGGGTCACAGACGTGTGTCTCAAGCGCAAGGTGAGGAACTACGTACTCATCAAGCACAAGGACACGCCGCCCTACAAGATCTATGTGAAGGAAAAGGCCATCTTGAACCTTTTACATAAAGAGGCGCTCGAAGAGGTAGGAGCTGATCTCTCCTCTGATAAGGGACGAAAAGGATCTCGTGAAGAAGTTGAAAAAGCACGGAAGTGGATGTGCGAACACTACTATGACGTACGCACCTTTGGCGCGGTGATGAGCACAACGTATGACTGCGGCCAGGTGAGGGGCCCTGTACAGTTCTCGTTTGCGAGAAGCGTGGATCCCATTACCCCCGTGGAGGTCTCTATCACCCGTATGGCAGTAACGAGGGAAGAAGACGCAGAGAAACAACAGGGGGACAACCGAACGATGGGGCGTAAGCACGTGGTCCCCTACGGTCTCTATGTAGCCCGAGGGTTCGTTTCTGCGCCGCTGTCTCAGGATACCGGTTTTTCGGATGCCGACCTCGAGCTTCTCTGGGAGGCGCTCTGCAACATGTTTGAGCACGATAGGTCGGCCGCCCGAGGAGTGATGAGTGCCCGAAAGCTCATCGTGTTCAAGCACCAGAGCGAGTTGGGCAATGCCCCTGCACAGAAGCTGTTCGGTGCAGTCTCTATCTCCCGCAAAGACGAGACAGCACCTCCCCGGTCCTTTGAGGACTACACCATCTCTCTCAATAGGGAGGTGGTTCCAAAGGAGGTGGAGATAATTGAAATGCTATGA
- the cas1c gene encoding type I-C CRISPR-associated endonuclease Cas1c produces MKRLLNTLFITTEKLYLKKDHECVAVFQKKRLLTRIPLIQLSQIVCFGNVLVSPFLLGHCGKNGISVSFFSRNGRFLARATGPTRGNVLLRREQYRIADSEERSLPIVRAVILAKIHNSRRVLQRAFQDHGEKIADPKGFQRAIGLLQRLKERVAQIPTIEEVRGIEGDASRLYFTLFDQCITSQKADFFFHERSRRPPLDRMNAILSFLYTLLYCDMISALEGVGLDPAVGFLHKDRSGRASLALDLIEELRAYLGDRIALSLVNLGQIKAEDFELLDNGAVFLTEKGRKKVLTAYQQRKQEEITHLFLGEKIPIGLLFYVQGLLLARYIRGDLDGYPAFFWK; encoded by the coding sequence TTGAAACGACTCCTCAATACACTATTTATCACTACCGAAAAGCTCTATCTTAAAAAAGACCACGAGTGTGTGGCTGTCTTTCAAAAGAAGCGGCTTCTCACGCGCATCCCACTCATTCAGCTCTCCCAGATCGTCTGCTTCGGGAACGTGCTTGTGAGCCCGTTTCTCTTGGGACACTGTGGAAAGAACGGAATCTCCGTATCCTTTTTTTCACGGAACGGCCGTTTTTTGGCCAGGGCCACGGGCCCTACCCGGGGGAATGTGTTACTCAGGAGGGAACAGTATCGCATCGCGGACAGCGAAGAGCGGAGTCTTCCGATCGTTCGAGCGGTGATTCTGGCCAAGATTCATAACTCGAGACGCGTGCTTCAACGAGCCTTTCAGGATCATGGAGAGAAGATAGCAGATCCCAAAGGGTTTCAACGCGCTATCGGTCTTTTGCAGCGTCTTAAGGAGAGAGTAGCACAGATCCCAACGATCGAAGAGGTCCGAGGAATAGAAGGAGATGCCTCCCGCCTTTATTTCACCTTGTTCGATCAGTGCATTACGAGTCAGAAGGCCGACTTCTTTTTCCATGAGCGTTCCCGACGACCTCCACTCGATAGAATGAACGCCATTCTCTCGTTTTTGTATACGCTCCTCTACTGCGACATGATATCGGCACTTGAGGGGGTGGGCCTCGATCCCGCAGTGGGATTCCTCCACAAGGACAGGTCGGGAAGGGCGTCCCTCGCGTTGGATCTCATTGAAGAACTCAGGGCCTATCTCGGGGATAGGATAGCCCTTTCTCTTGTGAACTTGGGACAGATAAAAGCAGAAGATTTCGAACTTTTGGATAACGGTGCGGTCTTCCTCACCGAGAAGGGGAGAAAAAAGGTGCTTACTGCGTATCAGCAGAGGAAACAGGAGGAGATCACCCATCTATTCTTGGGAGAGAAGATCCCGATAGGTCTCTTGTTTTATGTACAAGGCCTGTTGCTCGCCCGATACATACGAGGCGACTTGGATGGGTATCCCGCCTTTTTCTGGAAGTAA
- the cas4 gene encoding CRISPR-associated protein Cas4 encodes MFREEDLIPISSLQHYIFCPRQCALILVEQLWEENYFTAEGRVLHTRVHAGHVRLREEGVQVCSMPVRSLTYGIYGVCDVVVINDYEYLPVEYKRGRPKTHHADEVQLCAQVLCVEEMKDIHISKAYLYYYKIRHRVLVEISDELRAMTKETIENVHALIAAQKVPPPVNDKTRCTRCSLKSVCLPSVSGKKRVEAYLASILEEERDKEGGS; translated from the coding sequence ATGTTCCGGGAAGAAGACCTTATCCCCATCTCTTCCCTTCAGCACTACATATTTTGTCCTCGCCAGTGTGCCCTCATCCTCGTGGAGCAGCTATGGGAAGAGAACTATTTCACCGCAGAAGGAAGGGTGTTACACACAAGGGTACATGCAGGCCATGTCCGGCTAAGGGAGGAGGGCGTGCAGGTGTGCAGCATGCCCGTCCGATCACTCACGTATGGGATCTATGGGGTATGCGATGTCGTGGTGATAAATGACTACGAGTACCTTCCGGTGGAGTATAAAAGGGGCAGACCAAAGACCCATCATGCCGATGAAGTACAACTCTGTGCCCAGGTATTGTGTGTGGAGGAGATGAAGGATATTCACATCTCTAAGGCGTATCTCTATTACTACAAGATCCGGCATCGGGTGCTCGTAGAGATAAGCGATGAGCTGAGAGCCATGACCAAGGAGACAATTGAAAACGTACATGCCCTTATAGCTGCTCAAAAGGTGCCACCACCGGTGAACGATAAAACGCGTTGTACTCGATGCTCACTCAAAAGTGTGTGCCTTCCCTCTGTGAGTGGAAAGAAAAGAGTGGAAGCCTACCTTGCCTCAATCCTTGAAGAAGAACGAGATAAGGAGGGTGGCTCTTGA
- a CDS encoding ABC transporter permease, translating to MIEIRSVGEEAGSITPSGSPSRGSASFLTTLKKNRQFLVMLIPVTVYLLVFNYAPMAGLILAFKRYIPALGFWKSPWAGLSNFKFLFVSGAFGRILFNTVFYNVIFLVTCQALGMMVAILISELRLRKLNNLLHSLTFFPYFVSYVVVGAIVYNIFSYEFGVFNNLLEAWGAEPVNVYQMPNVWVFILTFLNSWKWVGYTSIIYYTTIVGIDPELYEAAEIDGASTLARIWHITVPYLKVTLLTIVLFQLGSIFKGQFDLFYNVIGNNGQLFEATDVVDTYVFRMLITNFDVGLGTAAGLFQSFFGFLLMMIVNGVVKKVRPQYALF from the coding sequence ATGATTGAGATCAGATCTGTGGGGGAGGAGGCGGGATCCATCACCCCGTCCGGCTCCCCGTCGAGGGGGTCGGCCTCGTTCCTGACGACGCTCAAGAAGAACAGGCAGTTCCTCGTCATGCTCATTCCCGTGACTGTCTATCTTCTCGTCTTCAATTATGCGCCCATGGCGGGGCTCATCCTGGCATTCAAGCGCTACATTCCGGCGCTCGGTTTCTGGAAGAGTCCCTGGGCGGGGCTTTCCAACTTCAAGTTCCTCTTCGTCTCGGGGGCCTTCGGAAGGATTCTCTTCAACACAGTGTTCTACAACGTGATCTTCCTGGTCACGTGTCAGGCCCTGGGGATGATGGTGGCCATTCTCATCTCGGAGCTCCGCTTGAGGAAGCTCAACAACCTTCTCCATTCGCTCACCTTCTTTCCTTATTTCGTCTCGTACGTGGTGGTGGGGGCCATCGTGTACAACATCTTCAGCTACGAGTTCGGGGTGTTCAACAACCTCCTGGAGGCCTGGGGTGCCGAGCCGGTGAACGTGTACCAGATGCCGAACGTGTGGGTCTTCATCCTCACCTTCCTCAACTCGTGGAAGTGGGTGGGCTACACGAGTATCATCTACTATACCACCATCGTGGGGATCGACCCCGAACTCTACGAAGCGGCCGAGATCGATGGGGCTTCCACTCTCGCGAGGATATGGCACATCACCGTGCCGTACCTGAAGGTCACGCTCCTCACCATCGTGCTCTTCCAGTTGGGGAGTATTTTCAAGGGGCAGTTCGACCTCTTCTACAACGTGATAGGAAACAACGGTCAGCTTTTCGAGGCGACCGACGTGGTGGACACCTATGTCTTCAGGATGCTCATCACCAACTTCGACGTGGGGCTGGGGACCGCGGCAGGGCTTTTCCAGTCGTTCTTCGGTTTCCTGCTCATGATGATCGTGAACGGGGTGGTAAAGAAGGTACGCCCCCAGTACGCACTCTTCTAG